Below is a genomic region from Drosophila albomicans strain 15112-1751.03 chromosome 2R, ASM965048v2, whole genome shotgun sequence.
CTTTTTCACTTGGAGAGCACGTGGCATAGTttaatttctgtatttttgcttgctgctgatttaggTTCACCTGATAATTCACCTACTGATGTACCACTTTTTTGGGTGGCGGCTTCGAGTGGACAACATCATATAAAAcgcagctgttgttgtaattttgaatgttgttgttgtatttactGGTCATTCGAAACCCCTGCGAAGACCAAAAAGTACCAACTCAGcaggtgaaataccaggcaaacataaatcaacagcaagcaaaaatACAGAAAGTCACTTGCCTGCCGAAGAAATGTTGCCTATCAAAGGCGCAAAATTTTCAGCTTTCCTTTACAAAAGCGCCATCTATgagtcgttgtcgttgtttctatgaatatttaaaatggtgCATCCCCAaagtatacaacaaaaattttattagctgctcatttcattatttaaatgttaaacaaattattctaTCTCGGTTCTATCATTACCGATTTCATTGCACTCGATTCGTGGGTACCAAATTTATCAGttgatattaaatattttaagaagcGTCTTGTCCAGTTTATAAGCCCGCTTAccttttgcaaaacaaataatatttttttttcagttttcaataTTGTTCTTAccctatttttattttaacttacTTTTAGTCTTTCCCTTTACTAAAAGTTCTTATGATTTCGTATTAGttctgtttattaatttattatttattacaagtAATTATACTTCAGCCCTGAGGTCGAATTCGGTGTAATGTAGTATTTATTTCGCGTTgaaagtggtatattttcaaattaaaagtgcGGCCACACTTGGTATAATTCTACACGATTTGCGTGTGactaaaaattgaaattatttttgataagtTATAAGTTTAAGCACAAAACATGGCTGCGACCGCAAATAATACCGCTAAAACCGAGATGATCGATCTCACCAAGCTCAGTCCGGACCAATTGATGCAAATCAAGCAAGAGTTCGAGCAGGTGAGTCTACCGAATCGCATGTGGGTGTTTGCTCTTGCTCACCGACCATAAAGAGTCAAGGGAGGGGGCAACGGCAAGAGCGGGTTGCAACATCGTTGTGTTGCACATGTTACAATAAAATGGGTTTTCACTTGGCGTGTTTAGGAGATGAGCAGTATACAGGACTCGCTGTCGACTCTGCATAGCTGCAAAGCGAAATACGCTGGCTCCAAAGATGCCTTAGAATCGTTCCAGCCTGATTGGGAAAATCGTCAGATCCTGGTGCCACTCACCAGCAGTATGTACGTGCCCGGTCGCATCAAGGACCTCAACAACTTTATCATAGACATTGGCACCGGCTACTACATCGAAAAGGTATTTGATTTGatacatttaaattggttAACTTAACACTGGATTGTTTTATAGGACTTGGATGGTTCCAAGGACTATTTTAAGCGTCGCGTCGAGTACGTGCAGGAGCAGATCGAGAAAATCGAAAAGATTCAGCTGCAAAAGACGCGTTTCCTCAACTCTGTGATCGGTATACTGGAGGTGAAgcaagcagctgcagcaaaaatgattcagcagcagcagcaacaacagcagcagcaaccacaagcCAAGCAGACAGCCTAAGGTTTAGGTCAAGGACTCCACCCGGCCGGCAACGCGTTGACGCAGAACAAATATGAAAGatgattaaattattataaacttataaacaatatttgtgcatttaattaacattatgtagtttattaaaatgttcaacTATTTCTTGGCCTCCTCCAATGCGATGCTCAGCACCTTCAACTTTTGTTCATAGGCGG
It encodes:
- the LOC117573774 gene encoding probable prefoldin subunit 5; this translates as MAATANNTAKTEMIDLTKLSPDQLMQIKQEFEQEMSSIQDSLSTLHSCKAKYAGSKDALESFQPDWENRQILVPLTSSMYVPGRIKDLNNFIIDIGTGYYIEKDLDGSKDYFKRRVEYVQEQIEKIEKIQLQKTRFLNSVIGILEVKQAAAAKMIQQQQQQQQQQPQAKQTA